One genomic region from Gopherus flavomarginatus isolate rGopFla2 chromosome 20, rGopFla2.mat.asm, whole genome shotgun sequence encodes:
- the LOC127038391 gene encoding zinc finger protein 3-like: MLFAVLRQKRKNTCTKCEKNFIHRSSLSVHLSIHTGERPYECRECGKTFNRSSDLSKHQRIHTGDRPYECSDCGKAFTHRSTLSVHQRIHTDERLYECRECRKSFTHRSALSRHQRIHTGETPYECSECGKTFNNSSNLITHQRIHTGERPYKCCECGKTFTRRSGLSLHQIIHTDERPYECRECGK, from the exons ATGCTCTTTGCAG tccttaggcaaaagagaaaaaatacatgcactaagtgtgagaaaaacttcattcacagatcaagcctttctgttcatctgagtatccacacaggggagaggccctacgaatgccgtgagtgtgggaagaccttcaatcgcagctcagacctttctaaacatcagagaatccacacaggggacaggccctacgaatgcagtgattgtgggaaagccttcactcacagatcaactctttctgtgcatcagagaatccacacagatgagaggctctatgaatgccgtgagtgtaggaaaagcttcactcacagatcagccctttctagacatcagaggatccacacaggtgaaacaccctatgaatgcagtgagtgtgggaaaaccttcaataacAGCTCCAACctgattacccatcaaagaattcacacaggggagaggccatataaatgttgtgagtgtgggaaaaccttcactcgcagatcaggcctttctcttcATCAGAttatccacacagatgagaggccctatgaatgccgtgagtgtgggaaa